In Serratia marcescens subsp. marcescens ATCC 13880, a single genomic region encodes these proteins:
- a CDS encoding endonuclease/exonuclease/phosphatase family protein, translated as MRYVAGQPVERIFPGAVNQPLPPGAALPTTGALRVMVWNIFKQQRADWLSVLKNHGKDAQLVLLQEAQTTPELVSYATANYLAADQVPAFVLPQHPSGVMTLAAAHPVYCCPLREREPLLRLSKSALITVYPLYNGELLMVVNIHAVNFSLGVDVYSKQLGPIGEQIASHRGPVIMAGDFNAWSRKRINALYDFAGDMALREVSFADDHRRKAFGRPLDFVFYRNLGVVEASVLVTSASDHNPLLVEFHPEKDSPVW; from the coding sequence ATGCGGTATGTTGCAGGTCAGCCAGTTGAGCGAATCTTTCCTGGCGCCGTTAACCAGCCGTTGCCGCCAGGGGCGGCGCTGCCGACGACCGGCGCCTTGCGCGTTATGGTGTGGAATATTTTCAAACAGCAGCGAGCCGACTGGCTTTCGGTGCTGAAAAACCATGGCAAAGACGCGCAACTGGTGCTGTTGCAAGAGGCGCAAACCACGCCGGAGCTGGTGAGCTACGCTACCGCCAACTACCTGGCGGCCGATCAGGTACCGGCCTTTGTGCTGCCGCAGCACCCTTCCGGCGTGATGACGCTGGCGGCCGCTCATCCTGTTTACTGTTGCCCGCTGCGCGAGCGAGAGCCGCTGCTGCGGCTGTCCAAGTCGGCCCTGATCACCGTTTATCCGCTGTACAACGGCGAGCTGTTGATGGTGGTGAACATCCATGCGGTGAACTTTAGCCTGGGCGTCGACGTCTACAGCAAGCAACTGGGGCCAATCGGTGAGCAGATCGCCAGCCACCGGGGGCCGGTGATCATGGCCGGGGACTTCAACGCCTGGAGCCGCAAGCGCATCAATGCGCTGTATGACTTCGCCGGAGATATGGCGCTGCGCGAAGTGAGCTTCGCCGACGATCATCGCCGCAAGGCCTTCGGCCGTCCGCTGGATTTCGTATTTTACCGCAATCTGGGGGTGGTGGAGGCGTCGGTATTGGTGACCAGCGCGTCGGATCACAATCCGTTGTTGGTGGAGTTCCACCCGGAAAAAGACTCTCCCGTCTGGTGA
- the dnaQ gene encoding DNA polymerase III subunit epsilon produces MISTTTRQIVLDTETTGMNKLGVHYEGHRIIEIGAVEVINRRLTGRNFHVYIKPDRLVDPEAYGVHGISDDFLADKPTFDQVAEEFLDFIRGGELVIHNAAFDIGFMDHEFRMLQQGIPKTETFCTITDSLLMARRLFPGKRNNLDALCSRYEIDNSKRTLHGALLDAEILAEVYLAMTGGQTSIAFQMEGDTQQNDAAQEIQRIVRPATAMKVVYASDEEVKAHEARLDLVAKKGGSCLWRGAPAE; encoded by the coding sequence ATGATCTCTACAACCACCAGACAGATTGTCCTCGATACCGAAACCACCGGTATGAACAAGCTTGGGGTGCACTACGAAGGGCACCGCATCATCGAAATCGGTGCGGTGGAGGTGATTAACCGCCGTCTGACCGGGCGCAACTTCCACGTTTACATCAAGCCGGATAGGCTGGTGGATCCGGAAGCCTACGGCGTACACGGCATCAGCGACGACTTCCTGGCCGACAAGCCGACCTTCGATCAGGTTGCCGAGGAATTCCTCGACTTTATCCGCGGCGGCGAGCTGGTGATCCATAACGCGGCGTTCGATATCGGCTTTATGGATCACGAATTCCGCATGTTGCAGCAGGGCATCCCGAAGACCGAGACCTTCTGCACCATCACCGACAGCCTGTTGATGGCGCGTCGCCTGTTCCCGGGCAAACGCAACAACCTCGATGCCTTGTGCAGCCGTTATGAGATAGATAACAGCAAGCGTACGCTGCACGGCGCATTGCTCGATGCCGAGATCCTGGCGGAAGTCTATCTGGCGATGACCGGCGGTCAGACCTCGATAGCGTTCCAGATGGAGGGGGATACCCAGCAAAATGACGCCGCGCAAGAAATACAGCGCATTGTCCGTCCGGCGACGGCGATGAAAGTGGTCTACGCCAGCGACGAAGAAGTGAAGGCGCATGAGGCGCGTCTGGATCTGGTGGCAAAAAAGGGCGGTAGCTGCCTGTGGCGCGGGGCGCCGGCGGAATAA
- a CDS encoding class I SAM-dependent methyltransferase codes for MKPAHTLQKLTGPQSWAELPWGEYYREALERQLQPWWPKLFGFHLLKMGMLSAELATDKCAISHQVNVGLEGEGLQVVADAYQLPFAAKSVDACLLAHTLSYADDPHRMLREVDRVLIDDGWLVISSFNPFSLLGLGKLVPGLRRRQPYVSRMFTQMRLLDWLSLLNYEVLHQARFHVLPWHRKGGKFLCTHLPALGCMSVIVARKRTLPLTPTPMKLGARKPSLSRAVGATKSYRKLP; via the coding sequence ATGAAACCAGCCCATACTCTACAAAAGCTCACCGGCCCGCAGTCCTGGGCTGAGCTGCCGTGGGGGGAGTACTATCGTGAAGCGCTCGAGCGGCAGTTGCAACCCTGGTGGCCCAAGCTGTTCGGTTTCCATCTGCTGAAGATGGGCATGCTCAGCGCCGAGCTGGCCACGGACAAATGCGCAATCTCCCACCAGGTTAACGTAGGGCTGGAGGGGGAAGGGCTGCAGGTGGTCGCCGATGCTTATCAACTGCCGTTCGCCGCCAAGTCGGTAGATGCCTGCCTGCTGGCGCATACGCTGTCCTATGCGGACGATCCGCACCGCATGCTGCGTGAAGTGGACAGGGTGTTGATCGACGACGGCTGGTTGGTCATCAGCAGCTTCAATCCGTTCAGCCTGCTGGGATTGGGCAAGCTGGTGCCCGGGTTGCGTCGCCGCCAGCCCTATGTCAGCCGCATGTTTACCCAGATGCGGCTGCTGGATTGGCTCAGCCTGCTGAATTACGAGGTGTTGCACCAGGCGCGTTTTCACGTGCTGCCGTGGCACCGCAAGGGCGGCAAGTTTTTATGTACCCATTTGCCGGCGCTGGGCTGCATGAGCGTGATTGTGGCGCGTAAGCGCACCTTGCCGCTGACGCCTACGCCGATGAAACTGGGGGCGAGAAAGCCGTCTCTCAGCCGCGCGGTGGGCGCGACCAAGAGCTATCGCAAGCTGCCTTAG
- the mltD gene encoding murein transglycosylase D, which translates to MKAKAIFLASVLLVGCQSSRQDAPAPEQHAQSLSSAGQDGEAGEYTANGRASSARWLDNNSPAAQQDLWNFISDELKMEVPENSRIRDQKRKYLKSKSYLHDVTLRAEPYMYWIVGQIKKRNMPMELVLLPIVESAFDPHATSSANAAGLWQIVPQTGRNYGLKNNQWYDGRRDVVASTTAALNMMQRLNRMFNGDWLLTVAAYNSGEGRVMQAVKANKRQGKPTNFWALSLPRETSIYVPKMLALSDIIKNSKKYGVKLPKTDETRALARIDVGQQIQLTQAAEMAGLSVTKMKAYNPGYKKGVTAPNGPHYIMVPKGHAEQLKDSLADGQIAVTQPTTQLAKNSGLTGGSSYKVRSGDTLSGIAKRLNVKTSDLQSWNNLRAKSAIKVGQTLQVASNTGNNSSITYQVRKGDSLASIARRHGVDINDVMRWNSTLAKGNLQPGLKLTLFVGNKLTPDT; encoded by the coding sequence ATGAAGGCTAAAGCGATATTTCTCGCCTCAGTCTTGCTAGTGGGTTGCCAGTCGTCCAGGCAGGACGCACCGGCGCCAGAACAGCATGCACAGAGTTTGTCTTCGGCTGGTCAAGATGGTGAAGCAGGAGAGTACACAGCAAATGGCCGAGCGAGCTCGGCGCGGTGGTTGGATAACAACAGTCCCGCCGCGCAACAGGACCTGTGGAACTTCATTAGCGACGAGCTGAAGATGGAGGTTCCGGAAAATTCCCGGATCCGTGATCAGAAAAGAAAGTACTTAAAAAGTAAGAGCTATCTCCACGATGTAACATTACGGGCAGAGCCGTACATGTACTGGATAGTCGGGCAGATTAAGAAACGTAATATGCCGATGGAACTGGTACTGCTACCCATAGTGGAGAGCGCTTTTGACCCACACGCCACGTCAAGTGCCAACGCCGCAGGGCTATGGCAAATCGTGCCGCAAACGGGTCGCAATTATGGTTTGAAAAACAATCAGTGGTATGACGGTCGACGCGATGTCGTCGCCTCAACAACCGCTGCGCTTAACATGATGCAGCGCTTGAACCGCATGTTTAACGGCGACTGGTTACTGACCGTAGCCGCCTATAACAGTGGTGAAGGCCGCGTGATGCAAGCGGTGAAGGCAAACAAACGCCAGGGTAAGCCAACCAATTTCTGGGCATTGTCGCTTCCGCGTGAAACGTCAATCTATGTCCCGAAAATGCTGGCGCTGAGCGACATCATCAAGAACAGCAAGAAGTACGGCGTGAAACTCCCGAAAACGGATGAAACCCGTGCGCTGGCGCGTATTGATGTCGGACAGCAGATCCAGCTGACTCAGGCGGCTGAGATGGCAGGACTTTCAGTCACCAAGATGAAAGCGTATAACCCAGGCTACAAAAAAGGCGTTACGGCACCCAACGGGCCCCATTACATCATGGTTCCCAAAGGACATGCCGAGCAACTGAAAGACTCGCTGGCCGATGGCCAGATCGCCGTGACTCAGCCAACGACGCAGTTGGCGAAGAACAGCGGTTTGACCGGTGGCAGTTCGTATAAAGTGCGCTCCGGCGACACCTTATCGGGCATTGCCAAGCGGCTGAACGTTAAGACCAGCGATTTGCAGAGTTGGAACAACTTACGCGCCAAGAGCGCCATAAAAGTTGGGCAAACCCTGCAAGTGGCCAGCAATACTGGCAATAACAGCAGTATCACCTACCAGGTTCGTAAAGGTGATTCGCTCGCCAGTATCGCACGTCGTCACGGCGTCGATATTAACGACGTGATGCGTTGGAATTCAACGCTCGCCAAAGGCAACCTGCAGCCAGGTCTGAAGCTGACCCTGTTTGTCGGCAACAAGCTAACGCCGGATACCTAA
- a CDS encoding MFS transporter, which translates to MPLALLALTISAFAIGTTEFVIVGLIPTIAEQLGVNVPSAGLLVTIYALGVAIGAPVLTALTSRIPRKLLLVGLMALFTLGNLLAWQSPSYESLVIARLLTGLAHGVFFSIGSTIATSLVAKEKAASAIAIMFGGLTVALVTGVPLGTFIGQQFGWRETFLAVSLIGAVATVASIILVPNNIKNQGSAGVREQMKVLTHPRLLLIYAITALGYGGVFTTFTFLAPMMQELAGFSAPTVSWILLAYGVAVAVGNIWGGKLADRHGAVRALSFIFAALAVLLLVFQFTASHSIAALLTVIAMGVFAFGNVPGLQVYVVQKAAQYTPNAVDVASGLNIAAFNIGIALGSVIGGQTVASLGLAQTPWIGALIVVVALLLVSLSGRLDKKSQRQTA; encoded by the coding sequence ATGCCACTCGCATTACTTGCCTTAACCATCAGCGCTTTTGCTATCGGCACGACCGAGTTCGTGATTGTCGGGTTGATCCCGACTATCGCGGAACAGCTTGGGGTGAACGTACCGTCCGCTGGATTGCTGGTGACTATCTATGCCCTCGGCGTGGCCATTGGCGCGCCGGTGCTGACGGCCCTGACCAGCCGTATACCGCGCAAGCTGCTGCTGGTTGGCCTGATGGCGCTGTTCACTCTCGGCAACCTGCTGGCCTGGCAATCACCCAGCTATGAATCGCTGGTGATTGCCCGGTTGTTGACCGGCCTGGCGCACGGCGTGTTCTTCTCTATCGGCTCCACTATCGCGACGAGCCTGGTGGCGAAAGAGAAGGCGGCTTCCGCCATCGCCATCATGTTTGGTGGCCTGACGGTGGCGCTGGTGACCGGCGTACCGTTAGGGACGTTCATCGGCCAGCAGTTTGGCTGGCGTGAAACCTTCCTGGCCGTTTCTCTGATTGGCGCGGTCGCTACGGTGGCCAGCATTATTCTGGTGCCGAACAATATCAAGAACCAGGGCAGCGCCGGCGTGCGGGAACAGATGAAAGTACTGACTCATCCTCGTCTGCTGCTGATTTACGCAATTACCGCATTGGGATACGGCGGGGTCTTCACGACCTTTACCTTCCTTGCGCCCATGATGCAGGAACTGGCGGGCTTCTCTGCTCCGACCGTGAGCTGGATACTGTTGGCTTATGGTGTCGCGGTGGCGGTGGGTAACATCTGGGGGGGCAAGCTGGCCGATCGCCATGGGGCGGTGCGTGCCTTGAGCTTTATCTTTGCCGCGTTGGCCGTTTTGTTACTGGTGTTTCAGTTTACCGCCAGCCACAGTATCGCCGCTTTGCTGACGGTGATTGCGATGGGCGTGTTCGCTTTCGGCAACGTGCCGGGGCTGCAGGTCTATGTGGTACAAAAAGCCGCACAATACACGCCAAATGCGGTGGATGTGGCGTCCGGTCTCAACATCGCGGCGTTCAACATCGGCATTGCGCTTGGTTCGGTGATTGGCGGTCAGACCGTTGCCTCGCTGGGGCTGGCGCAGACCCCCTGGATTGGCGCGCTGATCGTGGTGGTTGCATTGTTGCTGGTTAGCCTCAGTGGCCGTCTGGATAAAAAGTCTCAGCGGCAAACAGCTTGA
- the gloB gene encoding hydroxyacylglutathione hydrolase: MNLISIPAFQDNYIWLLDDRQGRCIIVDPGEAQPVLEALQRLQLAPAAILLTHHHHDHVGGVAQIVAQYPGLAVYGPQETADKGANHIVRDGDTFDIDGRHYKTIAVPGHTLGHVAFYSAPYLFCGDTIFSAGCGRLFEGTAKQMYDSFQQLAQLPDNTLICCAHEYTLSNLKFARAILPEDREIETYQQHVEALRAKGQASVPTTLQLERKINLFLRCHDTDLQKKLGFNSPPQSLHSVFSELRLRKDNF, encoded by the coding sequence ATGAATCTTATCAGCATTCCCGCCTTCCAGGACAATTACATTTGGTTATTGGATGACCGACAGGGGCGCTGCATTATCGTCGATCCGGGTGAAGCGCAGCCGGTACTTGAAGCGTTGCAGCGCCTGCAGCTGGCGCCGGCGGCGATCCTGCTGACCCACCATCATCACGATCACGTCGGCGGCGTGGCGCAGATCGTGGCGCAGTATCCCGGCCTGGCCGTCTATGGGCCGCAAGAAACCGCGGACAAAGGCGCCAACCACATCGTCCGCGATGGCGACACCTTTGACATCGATGGCCGCCACTACAAGACTATCGCCGTTCCCGGTCATACGTTGGGCCATGTGGCATTCTATAGTGCCCCTTATCTGTTCTGCGGCGACACCATTTTCTCCGCCGGCTGCGGCAGGCTGTTTGAAGGCACCGCCAAACAAATGTACGACTCATTTCAACAACTCGCGCAACTTCCCGATAACACCTTAATTTGCTGCGCGCATGAATATACTCTTTCAAATCTTAAGTTTGCGCGGGCTATTTTGCCGGAAGATCGAGAGATTGAAACATATCAACAACATGTTGAAGCGTTAAGGGCAAAAGGCCAAGCCAGCGTGCCGACTACATTGCAATTAGAGCGCAAAATTAACCTATTTTTACGCTGCCATGACACTGATTTACAAAAGAAATTAGGCTTTAATTCACCACCCCAAAGCCTTCATTCAGTTTTTTCCGAATTACGCCTGCGGAAAGATAACTTCTAA
- a CDS encoding TonB-dependent siderophore receptor, with protein MKRKHLWVLNPCLLAMLAPAAWAEDQKAGAEEQMVVSASRSHRSMAEMAQTTWVIESQEIEQQVQGGKEIKDMLAQLIPGMDVSGQGRTNYGMNMRGRSMMVMIDGVRLNSSRSDSRQLDSIDPFNIDHIEVISGATSLYGGGSTGGLINIVTKKGQQEQQVELQVGGKTGFGGHNDHDENVAAAVSGGNDNASGRLSVSYQRYGGWYDGKGNEVLIDNTQTGLQYSDRLDVMGTGTLNIDDHQQLQLTTQYYKSQSDGDHGLFLGENFAAVTGNAKAYNSGNLNSDRIPGTERHLINLQYSNTDFLGQDLVAQVYYRDETLTFYPFPTLAGKAPNYYVSSIGASQQKTDFYGGKLTLNSKPVDALTLTYGIDAEHESFNANQQFFNLAKAQQSGGMTLENAYSTGRYPSYTTSNLASFLQASYDINPIFTLSGGVRYQYTENKIDDFVGYNQQQAIATGAATSADAIPGGKTDYNNALFNAGLLAHLTERQQTWFNFSQGFEIPDPGKYYGNGTYALNGSHYQLLKSVNVGDSKLEGIKVNAYELGWRYTGDNLRTQIAAYYSLSDKSIAINKTDMTINVNADKRRIYGLEGAVDYFFEDSDWSAGTNFNLIRSETKVNGEWKKLVVDTASPSKVTAYVGWAPGDWNLRLQSQQTFDVSDDGDYTKANSTQGRKIDGYNTVDFLGSYTLPVGKISFSVENLLDKEYTTVWGQRAPILYSPTYGSPELYSYKGRGRTFGLNYSVLF; from the coding sequence ATGAAACGCAAACACCTTTGGGTTTTGAACCCTTGTCTGCTGGCAATGCTTGCGCCAGCGGCCTGGGCCGAAGATCAGAAAGCCGGCGCCGAAGAGCAGATGGTGGTCTCAGCCAGCCGTTCACACCGCAGCATGGCGGAAATGGCGCAGACCACCTGGGTGATCGAAAGCCAGGAGATCGAACAGCAGGTTCAGGGCGGCAAAGAGATCAAGGACATGTTGGCGCAGCTGATCCCCGGCATGGACGTCAGCGGCCAGGGCCGCACCAACTATGGCATGAATATGCGCGGCCGCTCGATGATGGTGATGATTGACGGCGTGCGCCTGAATTCATCGCGCAGCGACAGCCGCCAGTTGGATTCGATCGATCCGTTCAATATCGATCATATCGAGGTGATTTCCGGCGCGACCTCGCTGTACGGCGGCGGCAGCACCGGCGGCCTGATCAATATCGTCACCAAAAAAGGACAACAGGAACAGCAGGTCGAGTTGCAGGTCGGCGGTAAAACCGGCTTTGGCGGCCATAACGATCACGACGAGAACGTGGCGGCGGCGGTCAGCGGCGGCAACGACAACGCCTCGGGGCGCCTGTCCGTTTCTTACCAGCGCTATGGCGGCTGGTATGACGGCAAAGGCAATGAGGTATTGATCGACAATACCCAAACCGGCCTGCAGTATTCCGATCGCCTCGACGTGATGGGCACCGGCACCCTCAACATCGACGATCATCAACAGCTGCAGCTGACCACCCAATACTACAAAAGCCAATCCGACGGCGATCACGGCCTGTTTCTGGGAGAGAACTTTGCGGCGGTGACCGGCAACGCCAAGGCGTACAACAGCGGTAACTTAAACTCCGATCGCATCCCCGGCACCGAGCGCCACCTGATCAACCTGCAATATTCCAACACCGATTTCCTCGGCCAGGATCTGGTGGCGCAGGTCTACTATCGCGACGAAACGTTGACCTTCTACCCGTTCCCGACGCTAGCGGGCAAAGCGCCGAACTATTACGTCAGCAGCATTGGCGCTTCGCAGCAAAAAACCGATTTTTACGGCGGAAAACTGACGTTAAACAGCAAACCTGTCGACGCGCTGACGCTGACTTACGGCATCGACGCCGAGCATGAAAGCTTCAACGCCAACCAGCAGTTCTTCAATCTGGCGAAGGCCCAACAGTCCGGCGGCATGACGCTGGAGAACGCTTACAGCACCGGCCGCTACCCGAGCTATACCACCAGCAACCTGGCGTCGTTCCTGCAGGCCAGTTACGACATCAATCCCATTTTCACCCTGAGCGGCGGCGTGCGTTATCAGTACACCGAAAACAAGATTGATGACTTCGTCGGTTATAACCAGCAGCAGGCGATCGCCACCGGCGCCGCGACGTCCGCCGACGCTATACCGGGAGGGAAAACCGACTACAACAACGCGCTGTTCAACGCCGGCCTGTTGGCACATCTGACCGAGCGCCAGCAAACCTGGTTCAACTTCTCTCAGGGCTTCGAGATCCCGGATCCGGGCAAATATTACGGCAACGGCACCTACGCGTTGAACGGCAGCCATTACCAGTTGTTGAAGAGCGTCAACGTCGGCGATTCCAAGCTGGAAGGCATCAAGGTCAACGCCTACGAGCTGGGCTGGCGCTATACCGGTGATAACCTGCGCACGCAAATCGCCGCCTACTACTCGCTGTCCGACAAGAGCATCGCCATCAACAAAACCGACATGACCATCAACGTCAATGCGGACAAGCGGCGCATCTATGGGCTGGAAGGCGCGGTGGATTATTTCTTTGAAGACAGCGACTGGAGCGCCGGTACCAACTTCAACCTCATTCGTTCCGAAACCAAGGTCAACGGCGAATGGAAGAAGCTGGTGGTCGATACCGCCAGCCCATCGAAAGTCACCGCTTATGTCGGCTGGGCGCCGGGCGACTGGAATCTGCGCTTACAGTCGCAGCAAACCTTCGACGTGTCGGACGATGGCGATTACACCAAAGCCAACTCCACTCAGGGCCGCAAGATCGATGGCTACAACACCGTCGACTTCCTCGGCAGCTATACCCTGCCGGTAGGAAAAATCAGCTTCAGCGTGGAAAACCTGCTGGACAAGGAGTACACCACCGTTTGGGGCCAACGCGCGCCGATCCTGTACAGTCCGACCTACGGCTCGCCTGAGCTATACAGCTATAAAGGCCGCGGACGCACCTTCGGCTTGAACTATTCGGTGTTATTCTGA
- a CDS encoding siderophore-interacting protein: MSASYRIFDITLKSKMLISPSLVRCVFEGADIHRMKLEAPDQRIKLLLPAADGQIPQLANSPDWYADYMAIPKERRPVMRTYTLRALRREQNQMDVEFVLHGVNGPASAWATHAEPGDAIQTVAPNADFDGDSGGYEWAPPSQLQQALLIADETAVPAAMGILEQLAQQANPPRVQAFFEVPQAGDCLDLTRFPFAEVYWLPRDVGRQLAHGTLLVEAVRQRVDIPASACAQAQSLVESSLSDEVLWERAAGSNAFYAWVAAESSTVKTLRRYLIGERDLDRSTVNFMAYWC; encoded by the coding sequence ATGTCCGCCAGCTACAGAATTTTTGATATCACCTTGAAAAGCAAAATGCTGATTTCACCTTCGCTGGTGCGCTGCGTGTTTGAAGGTGCGGATATTCATCGGATGAAGCTGGAAGCGCCGGATCAGCGCATCAAACTGCTGTTGCCGGCGGCGGACGGCCAGATCCCGCAGTTGGCCAATAGCCCGGACTGGTACGCCGATTACATGGCGATCCCCAAAGAGCGGCGCCCGGTGATGCGCACTTATACGCTGCGTGCGCTGCGCCGTGAGCAGAATCAGATGGACGTCGAGTTCGTGCTGCATGGCGTGAACGGCCCGGCCTCCGCCTGGGCGACTCATGCCGAGCCGGGTGATGCCATTCAGACCGTCGCCCCCAACGCTGACTTCGACGGCGACAGCGGCGGCTACGAATGGGCGCCGCCGTCGCAGTTGCAGCAGGCGCTGTTGATCGCCGATGAAACGGCCGTGCCGGCGGCGATGGGCATTCTGGAGCAATTGGCGCAGCAGGCTAATCCGCCGCGCGTGCAGGCGTTCTTCGAAGTGCCGCAGGCGGGGGATTGCCTGGATTTGACCCGCTTCCCGTTCGCCGAGGTTTACTGGCTGCCGCGCGATGTGGGCCGCCAGTTGGCGCACGGCACGTTGCTGGTGGAAGCGGTGCGCCAGCGGGTGGATATCCCCGCGTCGGCCTGTGCGCAGGCGCAGTCCCTGGTGGAAAGCAGCCTGAGCGATGAGGTGTTGTGGGAGCGGGCAGCCGGCAGCAACGCTTTCTACGCCTGGGTGGCGGCCGAGTCTTCCACGGTGAAAACGCTGCGGCGTTACCTGATCGGTGAACGCGATCTGGATCGCTCTACCGTCAACTTCATGGCCTACTGGTGTTGA
- a CDS encoding amidohydrolase, whose protein sequence is MSTLKITLLQQPLVWRDGLANLAAFDALLAPIAGRDLIVLPEMFTTGFAMDAGESALPEQQVIDWLHGWAVKSHALIGGSVALKTDEGAVNRFLLVEPGGQVHAYDKRHLFRMAGEHLHYQAGNRREIFEWRGWRILPQICYDLRFPVWARYQQDYDLALYVANWPAPRSRHWQTLLAARAIENQVYVAGCNRVGDDANGLNYSGDSLIISPQGEILADAEPGAAAQLDAELSLETLQSYRSAFPAWRDADSFLRLD, encoded by the coding sequence ATGTCGACTTTAAAAATTACCCTGTTGCAGCAACCGCTGGTCTGGCGCGACGGCCTCGCTAACCTGGCCGCCTTCGACGCGTTGCTGGCGCCGATCGCCGGGCGTGATCTCATCGTCTTGCCGGAAATGTTCACCACCGGTTTCGCCATGGATGCCGGCGAGAGCGCCCTGCCCGAACAGCAGGTGATCGACTGGCTGCACGGTTGGGCGGTGAAAAGCCATGCGTTAATCGGCGGCAGCGTGGCGCTGAAAACTGACGAGGGCGCGGTCAACCGCTTCCTGCTGGTGGAGCCGGGCGGCCAGGTGCATGCCTATGATAAACGCCATCTGTTCCGCATGGCCGGCGAACACCTGCACTACCAGGCCGGCAACCGGCGTGAAATCTTCGAGTGGCGCGGCTGGCGCATCCTGCCGCAGATCTGCTACGACCTGCGTTTCCCGGTCTGGGCGCGCTATCAGCAGGATTACGATCTGGCGCTGTACGTCGCCAACTGGCCGGCGCCGCGCAGCCGCCATTGGCAAACGCTGCTGGCGGCGCGGGCGATTGAAAATCAGGTGTATGTGGCGGGCTGCAACCGGGTGGGCGACGATGCCAACGGCCTGAACTACAGCGGAGACAGCCTGATCATCAGCCCGCAGGGCGAGATCCTGGCGGATGCCGAGCCCGGCGCAGCCGCGCAGCTGGACGCTGAGCTGTCGCTGGAAACCCTGCAGAGTTACCGCAGCGCCTTCCCGGCCTGGCGCGACGCCGACAGCTTTCTGCGTCTCGACTGA
- the rnhA gene encoding ribonuclease HI produces the protein MLKQVEIFTDGSCLGNPGPGGYGAILRYKQTEKTFSEGFRLTTNNRMEMMAAIVALEALTVPCAVTLSTDSQYVRQGITSWIHNWKKRGWKTADKKPVKNVDLWQRLDQAIQRHEVKWEWVKGHAGHPENERCDVLAREAAGKPTQEDVGYQPEA, from the coding sequence ATGCTCAAACAGGTAGAAATTTTCACCGACGGCTCCTGCCTTGGCAACCCCGGCCCCGGTGGCTACGGCGCGATACTACGCTATAAGCAGACGGAAAAAACCTTCAGCGAAGGATTTCGTCTGACCACCAATAACCGCATGGAAATGATGGCGGCGATCGTGGCGCTGGAAGCGCTGACCGTCCCCTGCGCCGTGACGCTCAGCACCGACAGCCAGTACGTGCGCCAGGGCATCACCAGCTGGATCCATAACTGGAAGAAACGCGGTTGGAAAACCGCCGACAAAAAACCGGTCAAAAATGTCGATCTGTGGCAGCGGCTGGATCAGGCCATTCAGCGCCACGAGGTGAAATGGGAATGGGTCAAGGGCCACGCCGGCCATCCGGAGAACGAACGTTGTGACGTGCTGGCGCGCGAAGCGGCCGGCAAACCGACGCAGGAAGACGTCGGTTACCAACCGGAAGCCTAA